A window of Castanea sativa cultivar Marrone di Chiusa Pesio chromosome 1, ASM4071231v1 contains these coding sequences:
- the LOC142622046 gene encoding uncharacterized protein LOC142622046, whose translation MGNCSLKGVTGVCHNSIRVLTDSGAILDFKGPIKARDILDDHPGYGIFRQGQASSPLQDLECLISGRLYYLLPLSKEHKLCKNGVTEQVQNIGIIEQLGAEWMSVVEPAKMSSYAASDFVDNLANGSALEVLPTVGDGVWRVKLVIDTKQLEEILSEQVNTEALIEKMRMVASSATLTPKRTKSAWGMSWKPILLNLFKLPLDNGK comes from the coding sequence ATGGGGAATTGTTCTCTCAAAGGGGTCACTGGGGTTTGTCACAACTCTATCCGGGTTCTGACGGATTCCGGGGCTATACTAGATTTCAAAGGACCGATCAAAGCTCGGGACATCCTCGATGATCACCCAGGATATGGCATTTTCCGGCAGGGTCAAGCTTCATCACCATTGCAAGACCTTGAGTGCTTAATTAGTGGCAGATTGTATTATCTACTTCCACTAAGCAAGGAGCATAAGCTTTGCAAAAATGGGGTCACTGAGCAAGTGCAAAACATAGGGATCATTGAGCAATTGGGGGCTGAGTGGATGAGTGTGGTTGAGCCAGCTAAGATGTCATCATATGCTGCATCAGATTTTGTTGATAACTTAGCAAATGGTTCAGCTCTTGAAGTCCTGCCAACGGTTGGAGATGGAGTTTGGAGAGTGAAGTTGGTGATTGACACAAAACAATTAGAGGAAATCTTGTCAGAGCAAGTGAATACTGAGGCATTGATTGAGAAAATGAGAATGGTTGCAAGCTCTGCTACCCTAACACCAAAGAGAACAAAGAGTGCTTGGGGAATGAGTTGGAAGCCAATCCTCCTGAACCTTTTCAAGTTGCCACTTGATAATGGCAAATAA